Proteins from a genomic interval of Crassostrea angulata isolate pt1a10 chromosome 7, ASM2561291v2, whole genome shotgun sequence:
- the LOC128192457 gene encoding LOW QUALITY PROTEIN: uncharacterized protein LOC128192457 (The sequence of the model RefSeq protein was modified relative to this genomic sequence to represent the inferred CDS: deleted 1 base in 1 codon; substituted 1 base at 1 genomic stop codon) — protein MYYFEAPRGILSLKNFETYATLRLNLLSRVLKCRNDINEFLAITTDPEIVAASDIFLEGSYKDLISHFTLRLLLASESGACSFLVQAETTLFQFRLQCLSDTELSRFLSFTEKRLNKIKKSGKTLYAEHSLVSYTQDILYRVKSSDLSWKTVVAQCRENHNHSFFTVPFTVVPHLVAKRIVTLHNGLASVPYQYLHDVLRHCFELNLIHGVQYCKSLQGNLDKRCRVLKHRLMIMLQSKFRLPDFPSTKAISPLSQQDILLESGSFPPCMSVLLHSLQTNHQLHHHSRVQLTLFLKEIGMPVQEALQFWKHQYSMAPHGDPRSGCGPKWVGKERRYTYSIRHLYGLEGSQVNYRAHCCASLQEFIPPCGSNGGCPFKHFDDAALGQLLQSEDIMETTVILACSLYLKRKAIKPLKSQSMCTCSPTKEPKAKKARLENHSPGIHNQERDSFIGQREVEDKHWSGDQSEVLGSRTGQGYSLTKTVKPLMNSKRAADTQTIQNLGESQRRLDMDASNPCGNVDVQISRNINCFTPHRHLSLFSNASFHCHGVQRSFTSSSSDGSKDPQNGKNGKEMNINQQKDPKVTQEANGSTAGSSGHPEKKLSVFQRFKQTYKEHGKVLIIVEVVTSIFWYGLFYFIVTCGVDVIALLEKMELSEKIIQPFRSSSLGDFVIAFLLYKLISPIRYAVTLGGTGYIIRWMRRRGKLPPVTPSTQLRTLYKDSREEIRTKSVSFRERRRSKVKARGKKKRGQKHVIYHNLYSIGHFHRQGIKDTGTCYKDRIRSLEEPFCEKGAFPRLVHQITVMGRKTARFNSSLFAMSSAKRPNGRASGPPVGGARNGPEGKSKQIKLVLLGESGVGKSSIALRFVRGEFNENGEATIGAAYLTKTINVQNSTAIKFDIWDTAGQERYHSLAPMYYRGAPAAVVVYDITSQTSFSRAQAWVKELTQQANSQIVIALVGNKADMASEGRVIHTEXDSIVYVLQVSFKEAQRWTREIIDFGGSCSYIILLGNKSDLSNDLRAVPYEDGKEFASNNGLMFTEVSAKTGMNVDDVFTNLAAKIAAQSSPESNSTTVRPTNVERTEKGGCAC, from the exons ATTCCTCTCCTTCACTGAAAAAAGACTcaataaaataaagaagtcaggtaaaacattatatgcagAACACAGCTTAGTGAGTTACACACAGGACATTTTATACCGAGTGAAATCCTCCGACTTAAGCTGGAAGACAGTGGTAGCACAATGTCGAGAGAACCACAACCATTCCTTCTTCACTGTCCCTTTCACTGTGGTTCCTCATTTAGTGGCCAAGAGAATTGTAACTCTCCACAATGGCCTGGCATCTGTGCCCTATCAGTATTTACATGATGTGCTGAGACACTGCTTTGAGCTGAACCTGATTCATGGTGTACAGTATTGTAAATCATTGCAAGGAAACCTGGATAAACGCTGCAGAGTGCTCAAGCATAGACTAATg ATCATGCTGCAGAGCAAATTCAGGCTGCCTGATTTTCCCTCCACTAAAGCAATCTCCCCATTGAGCCAGCAagacattttgttggaaagtgGCTCCTTCCCTCCTTGTATGTCTGTGTTACTTCACAGTTTACAAACCAACCACCAGCTCCACCACCACTCCAGG gtTCAGctgacattgtttttaaaagagatcGGGATGCCTGTACAAGAAGCCCTTCAGTTCTGGAAGCACCAATACAGCATGGCACCCCATGGTGACCCTCGGAGTGGGTGTGGTCCCAAGTGGGTGGGGAAGGAGAGGCGGTACACCTACAGCATTCGCCACCTGTATGGCCTAGAGGGCTCCCAGGTCAACTACAGGGCTCATTGCTGTGCTTCACTTCAG GAGTTTATTCCACCATGTGGAAGCAACGGAGGCTGTCCTTTCAAGCATTTTGATGACGCAGCACTGGGGCAGCTCCTACAGAGTGAGGATATCATGGAAACAACAGTCATCCTGGCATGCTCTTTATATTTAAAGAGAAAAGCTATAAAACCATTGAAAAGTCAG AGTATGTGTACATGCAGTCCTACAAAGGAACCTAAAGCTAAGAAAGCAAGACTTGAAAATCATTCTCCTGGCATTCATAACCAGGAAAGGGATTCTTTCATCGGTCAGCGGGAGGTGGAAGACAAGCATTGGTCTGGAGACCAGTCCGAGGTATTAGGGTCCAGGACGGGTCAGGGGTATTCCTTAACAAAAACTGTCAAACCTTTGATGAATTCAAAAAGAGCTGCAGACACTCAAACTATACAGAACTTAGGGGAGAGTCAGAGGAGGCTGGACATGGATGCATCAAATCCTTGTGGAAATGTGGATGTTCAGATTA gtcgTAATATAAATTGCTTTACACCCCATCGACACCTTAGCCTGTTTTCCAATGCATCTTTTCACTGTCATGGAGTCCAAAGATCATTCACCTCATCTTCTTCTGATGGATCTAAGGACCCCCAGAATGGTAAAAATGGCAAGGAGATGAATATAAATCAGCAGAAAGATCCAAAGGTGACACAGGAAGCAAATGGAAGCACAGCTGGCTCTAGTGGTCATCCTGAGAAAAAGTTATCAGTATTTCAGCGATTCAAACAAACCTACAAAGAACATGGTAAAGTGCTGATCATCGTCGAGGTTGTGACGTCCATATTCTGGTATGGACTCTTCTACTTCATAGTCACCTG TGGTGTTGATGTGATAGCTCTGCTAGAGAAGATGGAACTCAGTGAAAAAATAATCCAACCATTCCGTTCCTCCAGCCTCGGGGACTTTGTCATTGCCTTCCTCCTCTACAAATTGATCTCCCCGATCCGCTACGCCGTGACGTTAGGTGGGACCGGCTACATCATCCGATGGATGAGGAGGCGAGGAAAATTACCCCCGGTGACACCTAGCACACAACTCAGGACCCTGTATAAGGACAGCAGGGAGGAAATCAGGACTAAGAGTGTTAGTTTTAGGGAGAGGagaaggtcaaaggtcaaggccAGAGGCAAGAAGAAGAGAGGACAGAAGCA CGTGATCTACCACAACTTGTACAGCATCGGACACTTCCACCGACAGGGAATCAAGGATACCGGAACTTGTTACAAAGACAGAATCCGATCTTTGGAGGAACCGTTTTGTGAGAAGGGGGCGTTCCCCAGACTGGTTCATCAGATCACTGTTATGGGGAGGAAAACAGCTCG GTTCAACTCGAGTTTATTTGCTATGAGCTCAGCCAAACGACCAAACGGTCGCGCTTCCGGTCCTCCAGTAGGTGGCGCGCGGAATGGTCCGGAAGGAAAGTCCAAGCAGATCAAACTAGTTCTTCTGGGGGAATCCGGAGTAGGAAAAAGTAGTATTGCCTTAAGATTTGTGCGAGGGGAGTTCAACGAGAATGGAGAAGCTACAATTGGAG ctgcatatttgacaaaaaCGATAAACGTACAGAACTCTACCGCCATTAAATTTGATATCTGGGACACGGCGGGACAGGAGAGGTACCACAGTCTGGCACCGATGTATTACCGGGGGGCCCCGGCCGCCGTGGTCGTCTATGACATCACCAGTCag ACTTCCTTCTCGCGTGCTCAAGCTTGGGTTAAGGAACTTACTCAGCAAGCTAACTCTCAGATCGTCATTGCTTTAGTCGGCAATAAGGCCGACATGGCCAGCGAGGGCAGGGTTATACATACAGAG TAAGACTCCATTGTTTACGTCTTACAGGTGTCCTTTAAGGAGGCACAACGGTGGACAAGGGAGATAATCGACTTTGGAGGCTCGTGTAGTTACATTATTCTGCTGGGGAATAAGTCAGACCTATCTAATGACTTGAGAGCGGTGCCCTACGAG GACGGCAAGGAGTTTGCCAGTAATAATGGACTAATGTTTACGGAGGTTTCCGCTAAAACAGGAATGAATGTAGACGATGTCTTCACTAATTTAG CCGCCAAAATAGCTGCTCAGTCTTCCCCCGAATCGAATTCTACCACCGTCCGACCCACGAACGTGGAGAGGACAGAGAAAGGGGGGTGTGCCTGTTGA